The Deltaproteobacteria bacterium genome segment CCTCGATCTCGCTTTTCAGGCTCTGCACAAGACCGTCATAGGTTTCAGTCACTTCGCTCAGTTTCCGGGAAGCCAGTTCCGCCTGCTCACGCACCCGGGACAGTTCCTGCTGGGCGGCTTCCTCGCGGCGACTGGCCCGTTCCCTGGCTTCGGCAAGCTGCGCCTCCATCGCCGACACCTGCTCGGAACCCTCGGCGCGGGCCTTTGCGATCTCTTCCGACAGCTTCCGCATGCGTTCGTCGGCCGCCTGCCGCTCGACGGCCATCTCGGCTTCCAGCTCCGCTGTTCGCTGGCGGAGCCGGGCTGATGTTTCCTCCAGATCAGCCTGCAGGGCATCGGCCCGTGAGAGCAGTTCCACCGAGCGCTGACGCTCGGCCTCAAGGTCGGCTGTCAGTTCCTGGACCTTCTCCTGACTGGTACGGTTCTCCGAACTGACCTTGTCGTAGTCTGCCCGGAGAAAGTCATACGTTGACTGCGAAACGCAGCCGCCCGCCATCAGGGACAACATTGCAGTCCA includes the following:
- a CDS encoding OmpA family protein, which gives rise to MSGKRTCGCIWTAMLSLMAGGCVSQSTYDFLRADYDKVSSENRTSQEKVQELTADLEAERQRSVELLSRADALQADLEETSARLRQRTAELEAEMAVERQAADERMRKLSEEIAKARAEGSEQVSAMEAQLAEARERASRREEAAQQELSRVREQAELASRKLSEVTETYDGLVQSLKSEIEEKSVAISQSLGRIQIDLFDQVLFDSGSAELNRKGQEVLRKVAGILKKTKDRRVLVEGHTDNQQISERLQTRFPTNWELSTARAVTVVRFLESEGVPPKIMAAAGASFHRPVASNNTATGRSRNRRIEISLIPDQPTATKPVK